In one Nicotiana sylvestris chromosome 8, ASM39365v2, whole genome shotgun sequence genomic region, the following are encoded:
- the LOC104218806 gene encoding transcription factor MYB80, producing the protein MGRIPCCEKDNVKRGQWTPEEDHKLSSYIAQHGTRNWRLIPKHAGLQRCGKSCRLRWTNYLRPDLKHGQFSEAEEQTIVTLHSVLGNRWSVIAAQLPGRTDNDVKNHWNTKLKKKLSGMGIDPVTHKPFSHLISEIANTLSPPQVPHLAEAALGCFKDEMLHLLTKKRIGFQFQFQQFGMASTATTAPNNVPSTSVKHEDNKDETIEKIKYGLSRAIKEPEMLNPIKNWDTSNFPENGGFNYNFASLLNEGEGSPWNQSLCSGSPCTAGGELQQNKRISNENCGENSEGGKEIVTRNGSTTMFNSDCVLWDISSDDLMNPMV; encoded by the exons ATGGGCAGAATCCCTTGTTGTGAAAAAGACAATGTCAAGAGAGGGCAATGGACACCTGAGGAAGATCACAAGCTTTCATCTTACATTGCTCAACATGGAACTCGTAACTGGCGTTTAATTCCTAAGCATGCTG GTTTGCAGAGATGTGGAAAGAGTTGCAGATTAAGATGGACAAATTACCTTAGGCCTGATCTTAAACATGGACAGTTTTCAGAGGCAGAAGAGCAGACCATTGTCACACTTCACTCTGTTCTTGGCAATAG ATGGTCAGTGATTGCTGCTCAGTTGCCAGGCCGCACAGACAATGATGTCAAGAATCACTGGAACACAAAGCTGAAAAAGAAGTTATCTGGAATGGGAATTGATCCAGTAACACACAAGCCATTTTCTCACTTAATAAGTGAAATTGCAAATACATTATCTCCACCACAAGTTCCTCATTTAGCTGAAGCAGCGCTAGGATGTTTCAAAGATGAAATGCTCCATCTTTTGACGAAAAAACGTATCggttttcagtttcaatttcagcAATTTGGAATGGCAAGTACTGCTACAACAGCaccaaataatgtaccgagtactAGTGTCAAACATGAAGATAACAAAGATGAAACTATTGAGAAAATTAAGTATGGATTATCAAGAGCAATTAAAGAACCTGAAATGTTAAATCCTATCAAGAATTGGGACACTAGTAATTTTCCTGAAAATGGAGGATTTAATTATAATTTTGCTTCTTTACTTAATGAAGGAGAGGGTTCACCTTGGAACCAAAGTTTGTGTAGTGGAAGTCCATGCACAGCAGGAGGAGAATTACAGCAAAATAAGAGAATTAGCAATGAGAATTGTGGGGAAAATTCTGAGGGTGGAAAAGAAATAGTAACAAGAAATGGATCAACAACTATGTTTAATTCTGATTGTGTTCTTTGGGACATATCTTCTGATGATTTGATGAATCCTATGGTTTGA